TGGCGAACCAGCCGGAAGAGCTGAACAGTATTCGCCCGGCCGGGGATGTCGATTTCAGCGGGACGCTGGTGAGGGTGCATATCGGTCTGGAAGATGTCGGCGATTTGATTGCCGACCTTGAAGCCGGTTTTGCCCGCATCACGTAAAAAAACGGCCCCGCATGACGGGGCCTGATTTTACTTCTCTGTTGCCAGTTCCGTTGCGTGATACTGACGCACTCGCGTTAACAACCCTTTCAATGTGAATACCACCGCCACTCCCGCAATCACCCCCAGCAGGTGAAACGGGATCCGACCGCCGTTAAACCACAGTCCGCGACCGATTTCGACGGAAACGGCCATCACCGCCAGGATGACCATGTTCAGCGAGGCCGACACGGTTCCTTTCGGCAGGTTGTTGGTAAACAGCGTGAAGCGAAACAGCGTCGGGAAGATAAGCCCGATACCAAATGCATACAGGCTGGTGCCCAGCACCGACCACAGCCACACGTGAGGCCAGATCAGGTTACCGGCAATCAGGACAAACAGGCCGCTGAGCTGAATGGGTATCGCACGCCAGATAAAGCGCGGGTCGGTCGGATCTTTCACAAAACGAGCAATGACCATGTTGGCGACGATCACCGCCCCGAACACCGGGACCTGTACCCAGGCGAACTGTGAGGACGTCATGCCGCCCGCGTCGATCAGGATCACCGGGGAAACGGCGACCCAACTCATCATCGGGATGTAACTCAGCGAGATCGTGGCGACCCCAAAGAGGAACACCCGGTTGCGAAAAACATCGCGAAAATCGCGTATAACGCTAATCGCGCTAAACGGCACCGCGCCGCGCTGGACCGTTTCCGGCATCGCCAGCAACAGGCCCATAAAGGCGATAAAGCCCATCACCGCAATAATGGCAAACAGCACCTTCCAGTGGACGAAGTGCATCAGCGCCGCGCCGGAAAGCGGGCCGATGATTGGCGCTACCAGGACAATAGAGGTGATGATCGCCATCAGTTTGATGGCTTTCGTCTGTCCGAACGCCTCCTGTACCGTGACATAGCCGACCGTCGCGATAAAGCAGATGCTGGTGCCCTGTACCACGCGCGCCACCAGGAACTGTGTCATTGAGGTGGTGAACAGCGTGGCGGTACAGGCGAGGGCAAAAATGAGCGCCCCGGTGACCAGTACCGGACGCCGCCCGATCCGGTCGGAAAGCGGCCCCAGCAGCCATTGCAGCACCATCCCACCCGCGAGATAGAGACTGACCGCAGCCGGTGCCAGGCTGACATCGGCATCAAACTCTCGCACGACGTTGATGATGCCCGGCTGAATCAGGTCTGTTGACAGATAGGCGGCAAAATCATACAGAATCAGCGCCATCGGAAAGAACAGCGTCGTGGCGTGCCGCTTGAAAAACTCAATAATCCATTGCATACAAAACGAACTCCATGTGGAGAACCCCTGAACGGGAACAACGAAATTCAATACTGTCACAGGGACATCAGGCAGAAAAGAGAGAACAGCAGACCGCGGATGTACTGAATTTCATGTAATCAAAAGCACTGCCCATGGGGAATCACAGACAGAGGGAACACATTCTGACCTGTGTCAGAATGTGTATCGATTACAGATGGTTATCAGCACATCACACCTCGGGAAAAGTAAGTTGAACGGAAAATATACACCTTAAGTGTCATTATAATTTGATGTTAGTCAATAGATTGAGCTGAAAACATTCCGTGCATCAATGGCTACGGGAAGAGAAAACGCCAGACGATCCCGCAGCCAAAAGCGATCAACACGGCGCCGGCAATGCGTTCGATCCACACGATCCCATGACTGAGCCGTCGCTGGACGAACGGCAGGCCAATCCCCATCACAATCAACAGATCCCAGCACAACACGACGCTGGTCATCCAGACGCCGCTGACGGCCTGTTGTACCAGCGTCACTGACGGGCCAAGCAGGGCGGTCATCAGCGCCAGATAGAAAAGGGCGTTTTTCGGATTGAGCAGCGACGACCCCAGTCCCAGCAGCACCTGCTTGCCCAGGCCCGGACACGTGGACTGGGCATCTGCGCCCGTCAGCGCTTGCGGACGACTGCGTAGCAGCAGGCTGCCGATCCACAGTAAATAGAGTGCCCCCAGTAGCGCGATCAGCGTGAAGAGCAGGGGGAGTTGTCGGAGGATCCCCCAGCCGGCAATCGCCAGCAG
The DNA window shown above is from Citrobacter farmeri and carries:
- the mdtM gene encoding multidrug efflux MFS transporter MdtM; this translates as MIEFFKRHATTLFFPMALILYDFAAYLSTDLIQPGIINVVREFDADVSLAPAAVSLYLAGGMVLQWLLGPLSDRIGRRPVLVTGALIFALACTATLFTTSMTQFLVARVVQGTSICFIATVGYVTVQEAFGQTKAIKLMAIITSIVLVAPIIGPLSGAALMHFVHWKVLFAIIAVMGFIAFMGLLLAMPETVQRGAVPFSAISVIRDFRDVFRNRVFLFGVATISLSYIPMMSWVAVSPVILIDAGGMTSSQFAWVQVPVFGAVIVANMVIARFVKDPTDPRFIWRAIPIQLSGLFVLIAGNLIWPHVWLWSVLGTSLYAFGIGLIFPTLFRFTLFTNNLPKGTVSASLNMVILAVMAVSVEIGRGLWFNGGRIPFHLLGVIAGVAVVFTLKGLLTRVRQYHATELATEK
- a CDS encoding LysE family translocator encodes the protein MEPLSVLFPPAFPALALAHFVALLSPGPDFFLLVGYAVRYRLRGSAGLCLGIAAGNGIYILLAIAGWGILRQLPLLFTLIALLGALYLLWIGSLLLRSRPQALTGADAQSTCPGLGKQVLLGLGSSLLNPKNALFYLALMTALLGPSVTLVQQAVSGVWMTSVVLCWDLLIVMGIGLPFVQRRLSHGIVWIERIAGAVLIAFGCGIVWRFLFP